From the genome of Frateuria soli:
GTAGATGCCACCATGGCTTGCCTGGCTGGCCATCAGGTCCACGCCCATGGCCATCGCCTTTACGAAATGACGGTTCATGCATTCCCCTGTCGCCCTTGCGGGCCCGCGTGGCCATGGCCCGACCATCGCGCCACCCGTTGCCAGCGGGCTGGATTATGCGGCAAGCGGGCGCGGGCAATCCGCTGGCCGTTCAGGCGTCCTTGCCGCCGGCGAGCTGCCGTGCGGAACCTTCAGCTCCAGCGCCATGATCGCGATGATGATGGCGATCACGCCGTCGCTGAAGGCTTCCAGCCGGCCCTTGCCCATGCCGGGCGTTGCCCATGGCGTTTGCCGGCTTCCATCCGTTT
Proteins encoded in this window:
- a CDS encoding TMEM175 family protein → MGKGRLEAFSDGVIAIIIAIMALELKVPHGSSPAARTPERPADCPRPLAA